A window of Bacteroidota bacterium contains these coding sequences:
- a CDS encoding glycosyltransferase — translation MKFSIIIPSYNQEKYIEATFLNVLDLKNRAKEKNIEIEILVFDSESNEAVQTIISNFAAQLDVVEIKKDKGQYDAINKGILACTGDYWTWLNTDDTIDLDGFFHLADIVNKDATIDYIYGGVNYMDANGNFLKSYPAYPLSLSTLVHKDPAIFQPGSFFKTAFTKKIGLLADYRCCFDYEYVMRCITMHAKLYCCDFALANFRFYTASKTGSIIPVFIREQLQISKKYGRTSFSFMTWFALLRLLKHSLFPRG, via the coding sequence ATGAAATTTTCAATCATCATTCCCTCCTACAATCAAGAAAAATATATTGAAGCTACTTTTCTTAATGTGCTGGATTTGAAAAATAGGGCAAAGGAAAAAAATATTGAGATTGAAATTTTGGTTTTTGATAGTGAGTCGAATGAGGCTGTTCAAACTATTATTTCAAATTTTGCGGCGCAACTTGATGTGGTAGAAATAAAAAAAGACAAAGGACAATACGATGCCATAAATAAAGGAATATTGGCTTGTACCGGTGATTATTGGACATGGCTAAATACGGATGATACGATAGATTTAGATGGCTTTTTTCACTTAGCAGATATTGTAAATAAAGATGCCACAATCGACTATATTTATGGAGGCGTAAATTATATGGATGCAAATGGAAATTTTCTTAAATCCTATCCTGCTTATCCGTTAAGCTTATCGACATTGGTGCACAAGGACCCTGCAATTTTTCAACCCGGGTCATTTTTTAAAACGGCATTTACAAAAAAAATTGGTTTACTTGCCGACTATCGTTGTTGCTTTGATTACGAGTATGTGATGCGTTGTATAACTATGCATGCAAAATTATACTGTTGCGATTTTGCTTTGGCTAATTTCCGCTTTTATACGGCTTCAAAAACCGGAAGCATCATCCCTGTATTTATTCGGGAGCAATTGCAAATTAGCAAAAAATACGGCCGAACCTCATTTAGTTTTATGACATGGTTTGCCCTATTGCGCCTACTAAAACATTCTTTATTTCCACGCGGATGA
- a CDS encoding glycosyltransferase has translation MKRILLLADAGSEHTEKWALGLADLGFEIGIFSIEAPAYRWFEKNKSIQFLSSEITKRQKNTRFSKLSYLKLIPKLKEAIKLFRPDIVHAHYATSYGMLARLSGFKPYFISAWGTDVMKFPDRSFINKIVLKRNLQNAEKVFATSQTIVEYIHKVIDIPVTIIPFGVDLNQFKPAPKLALFEDGTLVIAAIKVLESIYCIDVLIKAFARLKMQHPDKKLGLLLVGEGSLRQELEALCIQLEIQDYVIFTGRVNFSEVAKYFNTADIFVNISEYESFGVSVIEASACEKPVIVTDVGGLREVVEEGITGYRVKVHDVSGTVEALEKLLLNPEIRRNMGRNGRKKVQELYDWKINLNQMAEHYNKII, from the coding sequence ATGAAACGTATTTTACTTTTAGCTGATGCAGGTTCAGAGCACACCGAAAAGTGGGCCTTAGGTTTGGCCGATTTAGGATTTGAAATAGGAATTTTCAGCATCGAAGCACCAGCGTATCGCTGGTTTGAAAAAAATAAATCAATCCAATTTTTAAGCAGTGAAATCACGAAGCGACAAAAAAACACTAGATTTTCAAAACTGTCGTACTTAAAATTAATTCCTAAATTAAAGGAGGCAATAAAATTATTTCGTCCCGATATAGTGCATGCGCATTATGCCACCAGCTATGGCATGCTCGCCCGCTTATCTGGATTTAAACCTTATTTTATATCAGCTTGGGGAACCGATGTTATGAAATTTCCTGACCGAAGTTTTATCAATAAAATTGTATTAAAGCGGAATCTCCAAAATGCAGAAAAAGTTTTTGCAACCAGTCAAACAATCGTTGAGTACATTCATAAAGTAATTGATATTCCGGTAACAATAATTCCATTTGGTGTGGATTTAAATCAATTTAAACCTGCACCCAAATTGGCACTTTTTGAAGATGGTACCCTTGTAATTGCTGCCATCAAAGTACTTGAAAGTATTTACTGTATCGATGTATTAATTAAAGCTTTTGCGCGCTTAAAAATGCAACATCCGGATAAAAAATTAGGTTTACTTTTGGTTGGTGAAGGTTCATTGAGACAAGAGTTAGAAGCACTTTGCATACAACTTGAAATTCAGGATTATGTTATTTTTACCGGAAGAGTAAATTTTTCAGAAGTTGCCAAGTATTTTAATACGGCTGATATATTTGTAAATATTTCGGAATATGAGAGTTTTGGAGTCTCTGTTATTGAAGCATCTGCATGTGAAAAACCTGTAATTGTTACAGATGTGGGAGGATTGCGTGAAGTTGTGGAGGAGGGAATAACCGGATATAGAGTTAAAGTACATGATGTGTCAGGCACCGTCGAAGCCCTTGAAAAACTTCTTTTGAATCCTGAAATTCGAAGAAATATGGGAAGGAATGGCAGAAAAAAAGTGCAAGAACTTTATGATTGGAAGATTAATTTAAATCAAATGGCTGAACATTATAATAAAATTATTTAA
- a CDS encoding GNAT family N-acetyltransferase codes for MEIKILSQTHFEKFNELALLHGSIFNSLTWLKIYGKSITVYGIFNNDNKLIGGFHLYKGKQAKILSHINNPPFTPHIGLFYDNQASNRANSLSFEKNILSCVADFLEKESYHLLTIALPTTCTDVQPFIWKKFKAIPNYTYQLNLEFTELEILKNLASDKRNSINKAEKDKVTIKQNAGNHIIKQLVENTYSRKSKLLNDAIVSAILNEFADAQNSFSFVAYVEEKAAAMSFCIYDSTTAYYLLGGYDAGNKHQGAGVLALWNCILHAKKIGLKKFDFEGSMIPQVEKYFRGFGGELVPYFTLNKASLPLELALKFIKREAF; via the coding sequence GTGGAAATAAAAATTCTTAGTCAAACCCATTTCGAAAAATTCAACGAATTAGCATTGCTGCATGGAAGTATTTTTAATTCATTGACATGGTTGAAAATATATGGAAAATCAATAACCGTTTATGGAATTTTCAATAACGATAACAAATTAATTGGTGGATTTCACCTTTACAAAGGCAAACAGGCAAAGATTTTATCTCATATCAATAATCCACCGTTTACTCCACATATCGGTTTATTTTATGACAACCAAGCTTCGAATAGAGCAAATTCATTGAGCTTCGAAAAAAACATTTTAAGTTGTGTAGCAGATTTTTTAGAAAAGGAATCCTATCACCTATTAACTATTGCATTGCCCACCACTTGCACCGATGTTCAACCGTTTATTTGGAAAAAATTTAAAGCTATTCCCAATTACACTTATCAACTAAATTTAGAATTTACTGAACTTGAAATTCTTAAAAACTTAGCAAGTGACAAACGAAACAGCATCAACAAAGCTGAAAAAGATAAAGTTACTATCAAACAAAACGCAGGTAACCACATTATCAAACAACTGGTAGAAAATACCTACTCACGCAAATCAAAGCTATTGAACGATGCTATTGTTTCCGCTATTTTAAATGAGTTTGCGGATGCGCAAAATAGTTTCTCGTTTGTAGCTTATGTGGAGGAAAAAGCAGCTGCCATGAGTTTTTGTATATACGATAGTACCACGGCATACTATCTTTTGGGAGGTTACGATGCGGGCAACAAACATCAGGGAGCCGGTGTATTAGCGCTTTGGAATTGCATATTGCATGCAAAAAAAATAGGGCTTAAAAAATTCGATTTTGAAGGCTCGATGATACCTCAAGTAGAGAAATATTTCAGAGGATTTGGAGGGGAGTTAGTACCTTATTTTACTTTGAATAAAGCTAGTCTTCCTTTAGAATTAGCGCTTAAATTTATTAAACGAGAAGCATTCTAG